One genomic segment of Halalkalicoccus tibetensis includes these proteins:
- a CDS encoding HD domain-containing protein — MKTIKDSVHDHIEVGGVARALLDTPEVQRLRHIKQLGTVSLVYPSANHTRFEHSLGVYHLARQALSHMGIEGRAAERVRAAAILHDVGHGPYSHNVEDVIERHTGKYHEDVEDVIEGGPVESVLEDHDLDPDRVAGLIHGEGQYGGLVSGELDVDRMDYLVRDAHHTGVPYGTIDHGRLVRELRFVDGELVLGEGNVQSAESLLVARALMNPTVYSHHVARISKSMLRRGAERLIASGIDPEELRRMDDHDLLVALRTSESTEGIARRFAHRDLFKRAVWAEYRDVPGDLLDMDHETTVECEETIADRAGVEDDAVILDVPAYPKMTESSTRVVVGGETRQLDEQSPLVRTLQHSQLNQWRLGVYAPADAAERVGHATEAVLGLDTDGTLISDVRPGLHTTLDRFGAGNQ, encoded by the coding sequence ATGAAGACGATCAAGGACAGCGTCCACGACCATATCGAGGTCGGGGGCGTTGCCCGCGCGCTGCTGGACACCCCCGAGGTCCAGCGCCTCCGCCACATCAAGCAGCTGGGCACCGTCTCGCTGGTCTATCCCTCCGCGAACCACACCCGTTTCGAGCATTCCTTGGGGGTCTACCACCTCGCCCGCCAGGCGCTCTCGCACATGGGGATCGAGGGCCGGGCCGCCGAACGGGTGCGGGCCGCGGCGATCCTCCACGACGTCGGCCACGGCCCCTACAGCCACAACGTCGAGGACGTGATCGAGCGCCACACCGGAAAATATCACGAGGACGTCGAGGACGTCATCGAGGGCGGGCCCGTCGAGTCGGTCCTCGAGGACCACGACCTCGACCCCGACCGGGTGGCCGGCCTCATCCACGGCGAGGGCCAATACGGCGGGCTCGTCTCGGGCGAGCTCGACGTCGACCGGATGGACTATTTAGTGCGCGACGCCCACCACACCGGCGTTCCCTACGGCACCATCGACCACGGCCGGCTGGTCCGGGAGCTGCGCTTCGTCGACGGCGAGCTCGTCCTGGGCGAGGGCAACGTCCAATCGGCCGAGAGCCTGCTGGTCGCCCGCGCGCTGATGAACCCGACGGTGTACAGCCACCACGTCGCCCGGATCAGCAAGTCGATGCTCCGCCGGGGTGCCGAGCGGCTGATCGCGTCGGGGATCGATCCCGAGGAGCTCCGTCGGATGGACGACCACGACCTGCTCGTGGCGCTGCGCACCAGCGAGAGCACCGAGGGGATCGCCCGGCGGTTCGCCCACCGCGACCTGTTCAAGCGAGCCGTCTGGGCGGAGTACCGCGACGTCCCGGGCGACTTGCTCGACATGGACCACGAAACGACCGTCGAGTGCGAGGAGACGATCGCCGACCGGGCCGGCGTCGAGGACGACGCGGTGATCCTCGACGTGCCGGCGTACCCGAAGATGACGGAATCCAGTACTCGCGTCGTGGTCGGCGGCGAGACCCGGCAACTCGACGAGCAGTCGCCGCTGGTGCGGACCCTCCAACACTCACAGCTCAACCAGTGGCGCCTCGGGGTCTACGCGCCCGCCGACGCCGCCGAACGGGTCGGCCACGCGACGGAGGCCGTCCTCGGGCTCGACACCGACGGCACGCTGATCAGCGACGTCCGGCCCGGGCTGCACACCACGCTGGATCGGTTCGGCGCGGGCAATCAATAG
- a CDS encoding amidase has product MIEDEPLSAVAASLRAGRMDPDEHLATLEDRADRVEPRIEALLDEPDRWDRLNREVRALEAQFDDPATRPPLYGVSVGVKDIFHAEGFLTRAGADVPPGSVTGAEADSVRALREAGALVLGKTVTTEFAYFEPGPTRNPHDTDHTPGGSSSGSAAAVAAGLCPLALGSQTIGSVIRPAAFCGVVGLKPTYGRIPIGGVLPVAPSVDHVGFFTQDVAGAKLAAIVLYDHWRPEQVDVPTLGVPEGPYLEQADAEALDAFREQVARLEEAGYEVRRVDLLGDVEDVNDRHQSLVAAETALSHSERFAEYGDLYAEATAELIREGHRVNVGELCEARTGRGELRGAVERTMDAEGVDVWLCPGAPGPAPEGIDNTGDPVMNLPWTHSGQPAMALPAGELDGLPLGLQCVARYGDDERLVGWAEGIAEAL; this is encoded by the coding sequence ATGATCGAGGACGAACCCCTCTCCGCGGTCGCCGCGTCGCTACGGGCCGGACGGATGGATCCCGACGAGCATCTCGCCACCCTCGAGGACCGGGCCGACCGCGTCGAACCCCGGATCGAGGCGCTGCTCGACGAACCGGACAGGTGGGACCGACTGAACCGGGAGGTGCGGGCGCTCGAAGCCCAGTTCGACGACCCGGCGACCAGACCGCCGCTGTACGGCGTTTCGGTGGGGGTGAAGGACATCTTCCACGCCGAGGGGTTCCTCACGAGGGCGGGCGCCGACGTCCCGCCCGGGTCCGTGACCGGAGCCGAGGCCGACAGCGTGCGCGCGCTGCGGGAGGCCGGCGCGCTGGTGCTCGGAAAGACCGTGACGACGGAGTTCGCCTACTTCGAGCCCGGCCCGACTCGCAACCCCCACGACACCGACCACACGCCCGGCGGCTCCTCGAGCGGCTCCGCCGCGGCCGTCGCCGCCGGGCTCTGCCCGCTGGCACTCGGCTCCCAGACGATCGGCTCGGTGATTCGTCCGGCCGCCTTCTGCGGGGTCGTCGGCCTCAAGCCGACCTACGGTCGGATCCCCATCGGTGGCGTCCTGCCGGTCGCGCCCTCCGTGGACCACGTCGGCTTCTTCACACAGGACGTCGCGGGGGCGAAGCTGGCCGCGATCGTCCTCTACGACCACTGGCGACCCGAGCAGGTGGACGTCCCGACCCTCGGCGTTCCCGAGGGACCGTACCTCGAGCAGGCCGACGCGGAGGCCCTCGATGCGTTTCGCGAACAGGTCGCTCGGCTGGAGGAGGCCGGCTACGAGGTCCGACGCGTCGACCTCCTCGGGGACGTCGAGGACGTGAACGACCGCCACCAGAGTCTGGTCGCCGCCGAGACCGCCCTCTCGCACAGCGAACGCTTCGCCGAGTACGGCGACCTGTACGCCGAGGCGACCGCCGAGCTGATTCGCGAGGGCCACAGGGTGAACGTCGGCGAGCTCTGCGAGGCCCGAACCGGCCGGGGGGAGCTCCGCGGGGCCGTGGAGCGAACGATGGACGCGGAGGGGGTCGACGTCTGGCTCTGTCCGGGTGCGCCCGGGCCCGCCCCGGAGGGGATCGACAACACGGGTGACCCGGTGATGAACCTCCCGTGGACCCACAGCGGACAGCCCGCGATGGCGCTTCCCGCGGGCGAGCTCGACGGGCTTCCGTTGGGGCTGCAGTGTGTCGCCCGCTACGGCGACGACGAGCGCCTGGTCGGATGGGCCGAGGGGATCGCCGAGGCCCTCTAG
- a CDS encoding short-chain fatty acid transporter — MSASNSQGWLQRIGQAVADWSERWVPSPFIFAIVLTVIAYGAAIVLTPDGPLANVVNWYDGFWELLEFAMQMVLVLVTGYAVADSKQVSGLLNRIAALPDTGAQAAALVAAVAMLAGYFHWGVGLIIGAIFAVFVARAGYRRGKTFHYPLLCAAGYTSQVIWHVGPSTSAGLLSATEGHVFEDVIGVVPLSESVFTVYAFGLAILVFITVVPLLYYLAPEEEHAVGIEEYAPSMLDEESEDGEEKREVATDGGEKPPAERLNDSRLVAYVVATGMAVYLIQHFATAGIGEALDLNVFNFLFIALGLFLYGTPTAYMGAIRNATESSAGIILQFPFYAGILGIVDNSGLSDLVSELLLDLATPATFPVFAWLLGGIMNFFAPSGGGEWAIIGGIIGETSNELGVPAGQAIIAYGTGDMWTNMFQPFWAIPLLGITKVRARDILGYTLIIMIVLTPVFALGLYFLPY, encoded by the coding sequence ATGTCTGCTAGCAATTCACAAGGATGGCTGCAACGGATCGGGCAGGCGGTGGCCGACTGGTCGGAGCGGTGGGTTCCGAGCCCGTTCATCTTCGCCATCGTCCTGACGGTGATCGCGTACGGGGCGGCGATCGTGTTGACGCCGGACGGGCCGTTGGCCAACGTCGTCAACTGGTACGACGGGTTCTGGGAGCTGCTCGAGTTCGCGATGCAGATGGTGCTCGTGCTCGTCACCGGCTACGCGGTCGCCGACTCGAAGCAGGTCAGCGGCCTGCTGAACCGGATTGCCGCGCTCCCGGACACCGGCGCGCAGGCCGCGGCGCTGGTCGCGGCGGTCGCGATGCTCGCGGGCTACTTCCACTGGGGGGTCGGCCTCATCATCGGCGCGATCTTCGCCGTCTTCGTCGCCCGGGCGGGCTATCGCCGGGGGAAGACGTTCCACTACCCGCTGCTGTGTGCGGCGGGCTATACGAGCCAGGTCATCTGGCACGTCGGCCCCTCGACCAGCGCCGGCCTGCTCTCGGCGACCGAGGGCCACGTCTTCGAGGACGTCATCGGCGTCGTCCCGCTCTCCGAGAGCGTCTTCACCGTCTACGCGTTCGGCCTCGCGATCCTCGTTTTCATTACGGTCGTCCCGCTGCTGTACTACCTCGCGCCGGAGGAAGAGCACGCGGTAGGGATCGAGGAGTACGCCCCGTCGATGCTCGACGAGGAGTCCGAGGACGGAGAGGAGAAACGCGAGGTCGCCACCGACGGAGGCGAGAAACCACCCGCAGAGCGGCTCAACGACAGCCGGCTGGTCGCCTACGTCGTCGCGACGGGGATGGCGGTCTATCTGATCCAGCACTTCGCGACCGCGGGCATCGGCGAGGCGCTCGACCTCAACGTCTTCAACTTCCTCTTTATCGCGCTCGGGCTGTTCCTCTACGGGACGCCGACGGCCTACATGGGCGCGATCCGGAACGCGACAGAGAGCTCCGCGGGCATCATCCTGCAGTTCCCCTTCTACGCGGGGATCCTGGGGATCGTCGACAACTCCGGGCTCTCGGACCTGGTCTCGGAGCTCCTGTTGGACCTAGCGACCCCGGCGACGTTCCCGGTGTTCGCGTGGCTGCTCGGCGGGATCATGAACTTCTTCGCGCCCAGCGGCGGCGGCGAGTGGGCGATCATCGGCGGGATCATCGGCGAGACGTCGAACGAGCTCGGCGTGCCGGCCGGCCAGGCGATCATCGCCTACGGCACCGGCGACATGTGGACGAACATGTTCCAGCCGTTCTGGGCGATCCCGCTCCTGGGAATCACGAAGGTGCGCGCGCGGGACATCCTCGGCTACACGCTGATCATCATGATCGTGCTCACGCCGGTGTTCGCGCTCGGGCTCTACTTCCTGCCGTACTGA
- the cofD gene encoding 2-phospho-L-lactate transferase: MVTFLSGGTGTPKLLSGAGDVFSPEGTTVIANTGDDVELGGLFVSPDVDTVLFERGGVLDRDTWWGIEGDSHGTNDFLFELAENAGLAGGPRYLPDEKQTSGREVARWRRFSGIAEFMTIGDRDRAVHITRTSLLDEGRSLTEVTRTLADAFGLEIDLLPMSDDPLATMIHTLEGELHFQEFWVGRRGEPEVTDVEFRGEARSTTAVREALSDPVVIGPSNPITSVGPIRAVEGVERALAETPVVAVSPFVGDRVFSGPAGELMAATGHEPSTAGIAEAYPFADAFVLDSADETELDRPVVRTDTAMETPEDAARVARAVREALEAVA; the protein is encoded by the coding sequence ATGGTCACGTTTCTCTCCGGGGGGACCGGGACGCCGAAGCTCCTCTCGGGTGCCGGTGACGTCTTTTCCCCCGAGGGGACGACGGTGATCGCCAACACCGGCGACGACGTCGAGCTCGGCGGGCTGTTCGTCTCGCCGGACGTCGACACCGTTCTCTTCGAGCGCGGCGGCGTCCTCGACCGCGACACCTGGTGGGGGATCGAGGGCGACAGCCACGGGACGAACGACTTTCTCTTCGAACTGGCCGAGAACGCGGGGCTGGCGGGCGGCCCGCGCTACCTCCCCGACGAGAAGCAGACGAGCGGCCGGGAGGTCGCGCGCTGGCGGCGCTTTTCGGGGATCGCGGAGTTCATGACGATCGGCGACAGGGACCGCGCGGTCCACATCACCCGGACGAGCCTGCTCGACGAGGGGCGTTCGCTCACAGAGGTCACGCGAACGCTCGCCGACGCCTTCGGGCTGGAGATCGACCTCCTGCCGATGAGCGACGACCCGCTCGCGACGATGATCCACACGCTCGAGGGCGAACTGCACTTCCAGGAGTTCTGGGTCGGCCGTCGGGGCGAGCCCGAGGTCACGGACGTGGAGTTCCGCGGCGAGGCGCGCTCGACGACGGCGGTCCGGGAGGCGCTCTCCGACCCCGTGGTGATCGGGCCCTCAAACCCGATCACCAGCGTCGGGCCGATCCGCGCGGTCGAGGGGGTCGAGCGGGCGCTCGCCGAGACCCCCGTGGTCGCGGTCTCACCCTTCGTCGGGGACCGGGTGTTCTCCGGTCCGGCCGGGGAGCTGATGGCCGCAACCGGCCACGAACCGAGCACGGCGGGGATCGCCGAGGCCTACCCGTTCGCCGACGCGTTCGTGCTCGATTCGGCCGACGAAACCGAGCTGGATCGCCCCGTCGTCCGTACCGACACGGCGATGGAGACGCCCGAGGACGCGGCCCGCGTCGCGCGGGCGGTCCGAGAGGCGCTGGAGGCGGTCGCATGA
- a CDS encoding tRNA-dihydrouridine synthase: MRLVAASLSGQSDAAWARAASEHVDRAILGGIALDEPSRGAARQLVARDREEFLPDDPLAFVDEQLSVLSDLGIETGFNVRSTSVEPVREAAAVCREHDSICEINAHCRQAELCRVGCGEALLRDTDRLCEQVRAAAGTGAAVSVKARAEVSGVDLARTARAIEDAGADVIHVDAMDSEPVIREVRGACDLFVIANNEVRDRESVHEYLAFGADAVSVGRPSDDPRVLARVREAIEEWETREASV; the protein is encoded by the coding sequence GTGAGGCTCGTCGCCGCGAGCCTGAGCGGGCAGTCCGATGCCGCGTGGGCGCGGGCGGCGAGCGAGCACGTCGACCGCGCGATCCTCGGGGGGATCGCGCTCGACGAACCCTCGCGAGGGGCTGCCCGGCAGCTGGTCGCTCGGGACCGCGAGGAGTTCCTGCCCGACGACCCGCTCGCGTTCGTCGACGAGCAGCTATCAGTGCTGTCGGATCTCGGTATCGAGACGGGGTTCAACGTCCGGAGCACCTCGGTCGAGCCGGTCCGGGAGGCCGCGGCGGTCTGTCGGGAGCACGACTCGATCTGTGAGATCAACGCCCACTGCCGACAGGCGGAGCTGTGTCGGGTCGGCTGCGGGGAGGCGCTGCTGCGGGACACCGACCGGCTGTGTGAACAGGTCCGGGCGGCGGCCGGGACGGGCGCGGCGGTGAGCGTGAAGGCCCGCGCGGAGGTCTCCGGGGTGGATCTCGCCAGGACCGCCCGGGCGATCGAGGACGCCGGGGCCGACGTGATCCACGTCGACGCGATGGACTCCGAGCCCGTCATCCGGGAAGTCCGGGGGGCGTGTGACCTGTTCGTGATCGCGAACAACGAGGTACGGGATCGCGAGAGCGTCCACGAGTACCTCGCGTTCGGCGCGGACGCGGTGAGCGTGGGGCGGCCCAGCGACGATCCGCGGGTGCTCGCGCGGGTCCGCGAGGCAATCGAGGAGTGGGAGACGCGGGAGGCGAGCGTATGA
- a CDS encoding triphosphoribosyl-dephospho-CoA synthase codes for MRPAEHAQLALLLEVSGTPKPGNVDRDRDLPDLRYEQFLAGAVGAGSGLRAAESDSIGIAFERAVEGMAGRHGENTQFGALLLLTPLVRAASEGELTPAGVDRVVRETTVADAAAFYRAFEHCSVFVSDPPAEWDDLDVRRGSAAIPAVEERGLTLHDVMALGEGEDDVAREWTGGFERSFRVADRIEELSGPLSDRAAAAFCEQLAERRDTLVAKKHGTDVAEWARQEIADHLGDVEMLDALATAFVERGVNPGTTADIVAAGLFIALERGVEA; via the coding sequence ATGAGGCCCGCCGAGCACGCCCAGTTGGCCCTGCTGCTCGAAGTATCGGGCACGCCCAAACCGGGCAACGTCGACCGCGACCGGGACCTCCCCGACCTGCGCTACGAACAGTTCCTCGCGGGCGCGGTCGGCGCGGGAAGCGGGCTGCGCGCGGCCGAATCCGACTCCATAGGGATCGCCTTCGAGCGAGCCGTCGAGGGGATGGCCGGCCGACACGGCGAGAACACCCAGTTCGGCGCGCTGCTCCTCCTCACCCCGCTCGTCCGGGCCGCGAGCGAGGGCGAGCTCACCCCCGCCGGCGTCGACCGCGTCGTGAGAGAGACCACCGTCGCGGACGCCGCGGCGTTCTACCGGGCGTTCGAGCACTGCTCGGTGTTCGTCTCGGACCCGCCCGCCGAGTGGGACGACCTCGACGTCCGGCGCGGGTCGGCTGCGATCCCCGCAGTCGAGGAGCGGGGGCTCACCCTCCACGACGTCATGGCGCTCGGCGAGGGCGAGGACGACGTCGCCCGCGAGTGGACCGGCGGGTTCGAGCGCTCCTTCCGGGTCGCGGACCGGATCGAGGAGCTCTCGGGGCCGCTCTCGGACCGGGCGGCGGCGGCCTTCTGCGAGCAGCTGGCCGAGCGTCGGGACACGCTCGTCGCGAAGAAACACGGTACCGACGTGGCCGAGTGGGCCCGCCAGGAGATCGCCGACCACCTCGGCGACGTCGAGATGCTCGACGCGCTCGCGACCGCGTTCGTCGAGCGCGGGGTCAACCCCGGGACCACGGCGGACATCGTCGCCGCGGGGCTGTTCATCGCCCTTGAACGGGGTGTCGAGGCGTGA
- a CDS encoding DUF447 domain-containing protein, producing MSGEGARDDAAADWPVDLDGVTESIVATLEPNDRWNLAALGLFSGEPITARTWGNTRTRRNFHRRGEGYVQFTRDPVDFVEAACSIHERDEPVLPSADAWIRVEVEQVDGGESGGTRWEEWELVPVESGVENRTVPTINRGFGAVIEATVAASRLDVPSYDTDELLDRLAYFEEVVEQCGDGREREAFERLAEHAGLDRRNESF from the coding sequence GTGAGCGGCGAGGGTGCGAGAGATGACGCGGCCGCCGATTGGCCCGTCGATCTCGACGGGGTCACCGAGTCGATCGTCGCCACCCTGGAACCGAACGACAGGTGGAACCTCGCGGCGCTGGGGCTCTTCTCCGGCGAGCCCATTACAGCTAGAACGTGGGGCAACACCCGGACCCGACGGAACTTCCACCGCCGAGGCGAGGGCTACGTCCAGTTCACCCGCGACCCCGTCGACTTCGTCGAGGCGGCCTGTTCGATCCACGAACGCGACGAGCCCGTCCTCCCCTCGGCGGACGCCTGGATTCGCGTCGAGGTCGAGCAGGTCGACGGCGGGGAGTCGGGCGGGACGCGCTGGGAGGAGTGGGAACTCGTGCCCGTGGAATCGGGGGTCGAGAACCGCACCGTGCCGACGATCAACCGCGGCTTCGGGGCGGTGATCGAGGCGACGGTCGCCGCCTCCCGGCTCGACGTTCCGAGCTACGACACCGACGAGCTGCTCGACCGGCTGGCGTACTTCGAGGAGGTCGTCGAACAGTGTGGCGACGGACGCGAGCGCGAGGCCTTCGAGCGCCTCGCCGAGCACGCCGGGCTGGATCGCCGAAACGAATCCTTTTAG
- a CDS encoding 30S ribosomal protein S17e translates to MAIKPAYVKKTGTLLMERYPEAFGDDFEHNKTSVRELTNIESKGVRNRIAGYVTRKHDQAEAQ, encoded by the coding sequence ATGGCGATCAAACCGGCCTACGTCAAGAAGACGGGGACGCTCCTGATGGAGCGCTATCCGGAAGCGTTCGGCGACGACTTCGAGCACAACAAGACCAGCGTCCGCGAACTCACCAACATCGAGTCCAAGGGCGTCCGCAACCGCATCGCGGGCTACGTCACCCGCAAGCACGACCAGGCGGAAGCCCAGTAA
- the asd gene encoding aspartate-semialdehyde dehydrogenase has product MTHTVGVLGATGAVGQRLIQLLDPHPEFEIRALTASSDSAGKPYRKAAKWRISTPIPEDIAEITVAETDPGAIDDDIDLLFSSLPSSVGERVESDFCEAGYVVSSNSSNQRMAEDVPLVIPEVNADHLGLLEVQRDERGWDGAMVKNPNCSTITMVPTLAALDEFGLSRIHVATLQAVSGAGYDGVTSMEIIDNAIPHIGGEEEKMESESRKLLGGFDGAELSIHDATVSASCNRIPTLDGHLENVWAEFEEEATVEEAREAMESYEGIDLPSSPDPLIKVFEEPDRPQPRLDREREDGMQISAGGLRESGTGLQYNCLAHNTLRGAAGASVLNGELLAEQGYL; this is encoded by the coding sequence ATGACTCACACTGTAGGCGTTCTCGGCGCGACCGGCGCGGTCGGACAGCGGCTCATCCAGCTGCTCGACCCTCATCCCGAGTTCGAGATCCGCGCGCTCACCGCCAGCTCCGACAGCGCGGGCAAGCCCTACCGGAAGGCCGCGAAGTGGCGCATCAGCACGCCCATCCCCGAGGACATCGCGGAGATCACCGTCGCCGAGACCGACCCTGGCGCGATCGACGACGATATCGACCTGCTGTTCTCGTCGCTCCCTTCCTCCGTGGGCGAACGCGTCGAATCGGACTTCTGTGAGGCGGGCTACGTCGTCTCCTCGAACTCCTCGAACCAGCGCATGGCCGAGGACGTCCCCCTCGTGATCCCGGAGGTCAACGCCGACCACCTCGGGCTGCTCGAGGTCCAGCGCGACGAACGCGGATGGGACGGCGCGATGGTGAAGAACCCCAACTGCTCGACGATCACGATGGTGCCCACGCTCGCCGCGCTTGACGAGTTCGGCCTCTCGCGGATTCACGTCGCCACCCTGCAGGCGGTCTCGGGGGCGGGCTACGACGGCGTCACTTCGATGGAGATCATCGACAACGCCATCCCCCATATCGGTGGCGAGGAGGAGAAGATGGAGAGCGAGTCGCGAAAGCTGCTGGGCGGGTTCGACGGCGCGGAGCTCTCGATACACGACGCCACGGTCTCGGCCTCCTGCAACCGGATCCCGACGCTGGACGGCCACCTCGAGAACGTCTGGGCCGAGTTCGAGGAAGAGGCGACCGTCGAGGAGGCCCGCGAGGCGATGGAGTCCTACGAGGGGATTGATCTCCCCAGTTCGCCCGATCCGCTCATCAAGGTCTTCGAGGAGCCCGACCGCCCCCAGCCCCGCCTCGACCGCGAGCGCGAGGACGGGATGCAGATCTCCGCGGGCGGGCTGCGCGAGAGCGGGACCGGCCTGCAGTACAACTGCCTGGCCCACAACACCCTGCGGGGCGCGGCGGGCGCGAGCGTGCTCAACGGCGAACTGCTCGCCGAACAGGGCTACCTGTAA
- the htpX gene encoding zinc metalloprotease HtpX produces MQWQTDWGLRGRMVFTGFLLFALYIVFAGLLVAYFGNIVPMLVMLGGFSLVQYYFSDTLALKSMGARTVDENEYPELHDTITRLSRQADLPKPTVAVTDSRVPNAFAAGRNQKNATVCVTTGILQALSEEELEGVLAHELAHIKNRDVMVMTIASFLSTLAFIVVRWGWLFSGGGDARNQAPVWVAILVSLVVWVISFLLIRALSRYREYSADRGAAMITGKPSALASALMTISGRMDKVPKEDMREQAEMNAFFIIPIRSGFIGKIASTHPSTENRIEKLRDLERELETGSPSGRSVPA; encoded by the coding sequence ATGCAGTGGCAAACGGACTGGGGTCTGCGCGGCCGAATGGTCTTCACCGGCTTCCTGCTGTTCGCCCTCTACATCGTGTTCGCGGGGCTGTTGGTCGCGTACTTCGGCAATATCGTCCCCATGCTCGTCATGCTGGGCGGGTTCTCGCTGGTGCAGTACTACTTCAGCGACACCCTCGCGCTCAAGAGCATGGGCGCGCGAACGGTGGACGAGAACGAGTATCCCGAGCTCCACGACACGATCACGCGCCTCTCGCGGCAGGCCGACCTGCCCAAGCCGACGGTTGCAGTGACGGACTCGCGGGTGCCAAACGCCTTCGCGGCCGGACGCAACCAGAAGAACGCCACCGTCTGCGTTACTACCGGTATCCTGCAGGCGCTTTCCGAGGAGGAGCTGGAGGGCGTGCTCGCCCACGAGCTGGCCCACATCAAGAACCGCGACGTAATGGTCATGACCATCGCCTCGTTCCTCTCGACGCTCGCCTTCATCGTCGTGCGCTGGGGCTGGCTGTTCAGCGGCGGCGGCGACGCGCGCAACCAGGCGCCCGTCTGGGTGGCGATCCTCGTCTCGCTGGTGGTCTGGGTGATCAGCTTCCTGCTCATCCGTGCGCTCTCGCGCTACCGTGAGTACAGCGCGGATCGGGGCGCAGCGATGATCACCGGCAAACCGAGCGCCCTCGCGAGCGCCCTGATGACCATCTCCGGGCGCATGGACAAGGTGCCAAAGGAGGACATGCGCGAGCAGGCCGAGATGAACGCGTTCTTCATCATCCCGATCCGCTCGGGCTTCATCGGCAAGATCGCGAGCACCCACCCATCGACCGAGAACCGCATCGAGAAACTCCGCGACCTCGAACGCGAGCTCGAGACCGGCTCGCCGAGCGGGCGGTCCGTCCCGGCTTGA
- a CDS encoding zinc ribbon domain-containing protein, whose product MDRATSSKRPWLAAGLAFVLTGLGHVYLRRWARALGWIGAIAMTTWLFVPSSGELTIWAVAPIVFVGTLSVVDAYLLAYYRNARSQIEVGERCPSCHRDLDGELSFCRWCGADASASPGRRHTHEGTGTTEGQ is encoded by the coding sequence ATGGACCGAGCTACATCGTCCAAGCGTCCGTGGCTCGCCGCCGGCCTCGCGTTCGTCCTCACCGGGCTCGGACACGTGTACCTGCGGCGGTGGGCACGCGCGCTCGGATGGATCGGCGCGATCGCCATGACTACGTGGCTGTTCGTCCCCTCGTCCGGGGAACTGACGATCTGGGCCGTGGCTCCTATCGTCTTCGTCGGCACGCTCAGCGTCGTCGACGCCTACCTGCTGGCCTACTATCGGAACGCTCGATCGCAGATCGAGGTCGGCGAGCGCTGCCCGTCGTGTCACCGTGACCTCGACGGCGAGCTGTCCTTCTGTCGATGGTGTGGTGCCGACGCGTCGGCGTCGCCCGGTCGGCGGCACACACACGAGGGGACGGGGACGACGGAGGGCCAGTAG
- a CDS encoding TetR/AcrR family transcriptional regulator has translation MEDVSDGHVGSEPDEEIMRATYRALCEHGYANLTIKRIAEEYGKSTAAIHYHYDTKDELLVAFLDYVLDRFADAVHDVDTIDPEQRLQLLLDKLLVPQEEHHDLLIALVEMQSQAPYKETFRQQFRQNDEYIRYMLRTVVSHGIEEGVFADADAERVARSLMTIVHGARTRAVVLDDPSALDTARRTADQYVAAVLLERE, from the coding sequence ATGGAGGACGTGTCGGACGGACACGTCGGTTCGGAACCGGACGAGGAGATCATGCGGGCCACGTACCGAGCGCTCTGTGAGCACGGGTACGCGAACCTCACGATCAAACGGATCGCCGAGGAGTACGGCAAGTCGACCGCCGCGATCCACTACCACTACGACACGAAGGACGAGCTACTGGTCGCGTTCCTCGATTACGTCCTCGATCGGTTCGCCGACGCGGTCCACGACGTCGACACGATCGATCCCGAGCAGCGTCTCCAGCTGTTGCTCGATAAGCTTCTCGTCCCCCAGGAGGAACACCACGACCTCCTGATCGCGCTGGTCGAGATGCAGAGCCAGGCGCCGTACAAGGAGACGTTCCGACAGCAGTTCCGGCAGAACGATGAGTACATCCGGTACATGCTCAGGACGGTGGTGTCCCACGGGATCGAGGAAGGGGTGTTCGCCGACGCCGACGCCGAGCGCGTCGCGCGGTCGCTGATGACGATCGTCCACGGCGCACGGACCCGCGCGGTCGTGCTGGACGACCCCAGCGCGCTCGACACCGCGCGACGGACCGCCGACCAGTACGTTGCGGCCGTACTGCTGGAGCGGGAGTGA